From Penaeus monodon isolate SGIC_2016 chromosome 6, NSTDA_Pmon_1, whole genome shotgun sequence, the proteins below share one genomic window:
- the LOC119574267 gene encoding collagen alpha-1(I) chain-like isoform X21, translated as MTAKQEKFDISLDRMLDDLKTTVGSDGEMSGTEGRSDSTLVSSFRSSSRSEPRSSSRGGSRTGSALGMVEDGGHMKHSRREYLSPDEKTHVVTEKYEYDTGDTSKTSHYQKKVMKSTYSNYNSMSAGSLDDPPTHALESPPQTSRPAGTKGTTPSSGLTNGTAPASQPTRYDGDDEMIDDKSGEVRRIVWRNRFEKTYETQDSRPTATVSIEDEARRRQLIQRQQQHTSTSASTSTLSSPPGPSSPPQRGPSSPRLPQLQCAVYWPGLGVGPNVSPGSQSWKDPIPMPTPPQLSPREPGVAYIYTYGNTGGSGVQHMPPLNYVTVPGPSSVPPSEGAPSPTPSQLQGPQPIIYHYSYHYTIQPGQPLPDGAPPPPGGLPSGSPPALQMAPSSQPPSSSTETIRTVHQTISGQPGQPGQPGQPGQPGQPGQPGHLVQPGQPGQPAQPGQPGYPGQPSSSVTNYNIQSYSSSSRSKTSSVTHTDTSTVYPGGPGGPGGPHGPGGPHGPGGPYGPGGPHGPGAPGGPDGPRGPTGPGYDGPAHPSKPYGPGEPDGPGRTTEPGQPGNISITINKTTTTRTTHAFPGGPDHPGGAGDVPPVTSTPYPSRGRSVSPEPHGPRSNSPHHVTYVTHVTRNTHSDSLDRVRRPKNETLPFPNTSPIRPAGDNKIPRRVDDLMTSFSDSEDGPGHPRHSPHRGDPADQQPLLPQNSQIVVKADADAKAVAEANADPKKEPTKNKAGPPVYYPPGHELFHETMHTMTLREGGGRRGKAKWRMERSAGYKESSSHSESKGGMTMVPVCLPLCCGAACVVM; from the exons ATGACTGCTAAGCAAGAGAAATTTGACATATCTTTAG ACCGGATGCTCGATGACCTAAAGACGACCGTAGGAAGCGACGGCGAGATGTCGGGGACGGAAGGGCGCTCAGACTCCACCCTCGTCTCCTCCTTCAG GAGCAGCTCCCGCAGCGAGCCCCGCAGCAGTTCGCGAGGGGGGTCCCGCACCGGCAGCGCCCTCGGCATGGTGGAGGACGGTGGCCACATGAAGCACTCACGCAGAGAGTACCTGTCGCCTGACGAGAAGACCCACGTCGTCACCGAGAAGTACGAATACGACACAGGTGATACAAGTAAG ACTAGTCACTATCAGAAGAAAGTGATGAAGTCGACCTACTCGAACTACAACTCGATGAGCGCAGGCAGCCTGGACGACCCACCGACCCACGCCCTTGAGTCCCCGCCACAGACCTCGCGTCCTGCCGGCACTAAAG GTACAACGCCGTCCTCTGGCTTGACCAACGGCACCGCGCCCGCCAGCCAACCTACAAGATACGA CGGTGACGATGAGATGATCGACGACAAGAGCGGAGAAGTGCGACGCATCGTCTGGCGCAACAGGTTCGAGAAGACCTACGAGACACAGGACTCTAGGCCGACGGCCACG GTAAGCATCGAGGACGAGGCCCGCCGCCGTCAGCTGATTCAGCGTCAGCAGCAGCACACTTCGACGTCAGCCTCCACCTCcacgctctcctctccccccggACCCAGCTCTCCTCCGCAA CGCGGGCCGTCCTCGCCCCGACTGCCGCAGTTGCAGTGTGCCGTGTACTGGCCAGGCTTGGGCGTCGGCCCCAAC GTATCTCCCGGAAGCCAGTCGTGGAAGGACCCGATCCCAATGCCGACGCCGCCGCAGCTCTCCCCGCGAGAGCCAGGCGTCGCCTACATCTACACCTACGGGAACACCGGAGGGTCAGGCGTGCAGCACATGCCGCCGCTGAATTACGTCACGGTTCCCGGTCCCTCGTCGGTGCCTCCGAGTGAAGGCGCGCCGTCGCCCACTCCGTCGCAGCTGCAGGGCCCGCAGCCCATCATCTACCACTACTCTTATCACTACACAATCCAGCCCGGCCAGCCACTTCCCGACGGGGCTCCTCCCCCTCCAGGAGGACTTCCTTCAGGGTCCCCACCAGCTCTCCAGATGGCTCCCTCCTCCCAGCCGCCGTCCTCGTCCACCGAGACCATTCGCACAGTTCATCAAACCATTTCAGGTCAGCCCGGCCAGCCCGGCCAGCCCGGCCAGCCTGGCCAGCCTGGCCAGCCTGGTCAGCCGGGTCATCTCGTCCAGCCAGGCCAACCCGGTCAACCAGCTCAACCTGGTCAGCCAGGTTATCCTGGACAGCCGTCCTCATCTGTTACCAACTACAATATCCAATCCTACTCTTCCAGCAGCCGCTCAAAGACATCCTcggtcacgcacacagacacatccacAGTATACCCTGGTGGACCTGGGGGGCCCGGTGGTCCTCATGGCCCAGGGGGTCCTCATGGTCCAGGCGGCCCTTATGGCCCAGGTGGCCCTCATGGCCCTGGAGCGCCTGGTGGTCCTGACGGCCCAAGGGGTCCTACTGGCCCTGGGTATGATGGACCTGCGCATCCTTCCAAACCTTATGGTCCCGGTGAACCCGATGGCCCCGGCAGAACCACCGAGCCTGGCCAGCCCGGAaatatctccatcaccatcaataAAACGACAACAACGCGCACCACGCACGCCTTCCCGGGCGGTCCTGACCACCCCGGAGGCGCTGGCGACGTCCCCCCTGTTACCTCAACCCCTTACCCGAGCCGCGGCAGGTCGGTGTCCCCCGAGCCACATGGCCCGAGGAGCAACTCGCCGCACCACGTGACGTACGTGACGCATgtcacaagaaacacacactccGACTCCCTGGACCGCGTCAGAAGGCCAAAGAACGAGACTCTTCCATTCCCCAACACCTCGCCCATACGACCTGCTGGAGACAACAAGATCCCTCGCCGAGTGGATGATCTCATGACCTCATTCTCCGATTCCGAG GATGGTCCAGGCCACCCGAGGCACTCTCCACACCGCGGAGACCCAGCTGACCAGCAACCTCTGCTGCCACAAAACAGTCAG ATTGTGGTGAAGGCTGATGCAGACGCCAAGGCCGTCGCCGAAGCAAACGCAGATCCGAAGAAAGAACCAACGAAAAACAAAGCTGGACCTCCCGTCTATTATCCTCCGGGCCATGAGCTCTTCCACGAAACTATGCAC ACTATGACGCTGAGGGAGGGCGGTGGTCGCCGAGGGAAGGCGAAGTGGAGAATGGAGCGATCTGCAGGATACAAGGAGAGTTCTTCCCATTCTGAATCCAAAGGAGGCATGACAATGGTGCCCGTCTGTTTGCCACTATGCTGTGGGGCCGCTTGCGTTGTAATGTAA
- the LOC119574267 gene encoding collagen alpha-1(I) chain-like isoform X16, which produces MTAKQEKFDISLDRMLDDLKTTVGSDGEMSGTEGRSDSTLVSSFSQHRAPSPDERLDATFLDIFRSSSRSEPRSSSRGGSRTGSALGMVEDGGHMKHSRREYLSPDEKTHVVTEKYEYDTGDTSKTSHYQKKVMKSTYSNYNSMSAGSLDDPPTHALESPPQTSRPAGTKGTTPSSGLTNGTAPASQPTRYDGDDEMIDDKSGEVRRIVWRNRFEKTYETQDSRPTATVSIEDEARRRQLIQRQQQHTSTSASTSTLSSPPGPSSPPQRGPSSPRLPQLQCAVYWPGLGVGPNVSPGSQSWKDPIPMPTPPQLSPREPGVAYIYTYGNTGGSGVQHMPPLNYVTVPGPSSVPPSEGAPSPTPSQLQGPQPIIYHYSYHYTIQPGQPLPDGAPPPPGGLPSGSPPALQMAPSSQPPSSSTETIRTVHQTISGQPGQPGQPGQPGQPGQPGQPGHLVQPGQPGQPAQPGQPGYPGQPSSSVTNYNIQSYSSSSRSKTSSVTHTDTSTVYPGGPGGPGGPHGPGGPHGPGGPYGPGGPHGPGAPGGPDGPRGPTGPGYDGPAHPSKPYGPGEPDGPGRTTEPGQPGNISITINKTTTTRTTHAFPGGPDHPGGAGDVPPVTSTPYPSRGRSVSPEPHGPRSNSPHHVTYVTHVTRNTHSDSLDRVRRPKNETLPFPNTSPIRPAGDNKIPRRVDDLMTSFSDSEDGPGHPRHSPHRGDPADQQPLLPQNSQIVVKADADAKAVAEANADPKKEPTKNKAGPPVYYPPGHELFHETMHTMTLREGGGRRGKAKWRMERSAGYKESSSHSESKGGMTMVPVCLPLCCGAACVVM; this is translated from the exons ATGACTGCTAAGCAAGAGAAATTTGACATATCTTTAG ACCGGATGCTCGATGACCTAAAGACGACCGTAGGAAGCGACGGCGAGATGTCGGGGACGGAAGGGCGCTCAGACTCCACCCTCGTCTCCTCCTTCAG CCAACACAGAGCCCCTTCGCCCGACGAGAGGCTCGACGCGACCTTCCTCGACATCTTCAG GAGCAGCTCCCGCAGCGAGCCCCGCAGCAGTTCGCGAGGGGGGTCCCGCACCGGCAGCGCCCTCGGCATGGTGGAGGACGGTGGCCACATGAAGCACTCACGCAGAGAGTACCTGTCGCCTGACGAGAAGACCCACGTCGTCACCGAGAAGTACGAATACGACACAGGTGATACAAGTAAG ACTAGTCACTATCAGAAGAAAGTGATGAAGTCGACCTACTCGAACTACAACTCGATGAGCGCAGGCAGCCTGGACGACCCACCGACCCACGCCCTTGAGTCCCCGCCACAGACCTCGCGTCCTGCCGGCACTAAAG GTACAACGCCGTCCTCTGGCTTGACCAACGGCACCGCGCCCGCCAGCCAACCTACAAGATACGA CGGTGACGATGAGATGATCGACGACAAGAGCGGAGAAGTGCGACGCATCGTCTGGCGCAACAGGTTCGAGAAGACCTACGAGACACAGGACTCTAGGCCGACGGCCACG GTAAGCATCGAGGACGAGGCCCGCCGCCGTCAGCTGATTCAGCGTCAGCAGCAGCACACTTCGACGTCAGCCTCCACCTCcacgctctcctctccccccggACCCAGCTCTCCTCCGCAA CGCGGGCCGTCCTCGCCCCGACTGCCGCAGTTGCAGTGTGCCGTGTACTGGCCAGGCTTGGGCGTCGGCCCCAAC GTATCTCCCGGAAGCCAGTCGTGGAAGGACCCGATCCCAATGCCGACGCCGCCGCAGCTCTCCCCGCGAGAGCCAGGCGTCGCCTACATCTACACCTACGGGAACACCGGAGGGTCAGGCGTGCAGCACATGCCGCCGCTGAATTACGTCACGGTTCCCGGTCCCTCGTCGGTGCCTCCGAGTGAAGGCGCGCCGTCGCCCACTCCGTCGCAGCTGCAGGGCCCGCAGCCCATCATCTACCACTACTCTTATCACTACACAATCCAGCCCGGCCAGCCACTTCCCGACGGGGCTCCTCCCCCTCCAGGAGGACTTCCTTCAGGGTCCCCACCAGCTCTCCAGATGGCTCCCTCCTCCCAGCCGCCGTCCTCGTCCACCGAGACCATTCGCACAGTTCATCAAACCATTTCAGGTCAGCCCGGCCAGCCCGGCCAGCCCGGCCAGCCTGGCCAGCCTGGCCAGCCTGGTCAGCCGGGTCATCTCGTCCAGCCAGGCCAACCCGGTCAACCAGCTCAACCTGGTCAGCCAGGTTATCCTGGACAGCCGTCCTCATCTGTTACCAACTACAATATCCAATCCTACTCTTCCAGCAGCCGCTCAAAGACATCCTcggtcacgcacacagacacatccacAGTATACCCTGGTGGACCTGGGGGGCCCGGTGGTCCTCATGGCCCAGGGGGTCCTCATGGTCCAGGCGGCCCTTATGGCCCAGGTGGCCCTCATGGCCCTGGAGCGCCTGGTGGTCCTGACGGCCCAAGGGGTCCTACTGGCCCTGGGTATGATGGACCTGCGCATCCTTCCAAACCTTATGGTCCCGGTGAACCCGATGGCCCCGGCAGAACCACCGAGCCTGGCCAGCCCGGAaatatctccatcaccatcaataAAACGACAACAACGCGCACCACGCACGCCTTCCCGGGCGGTCCTGACCACCCCGGAGGCGCTGGCGACGTCCCCCCTGTTACCTCAACCCCTTACCCGAGCCGCGGCAGGTCGGTGTCCCCCGAGCCACATGGCCCGAGGAGCAACTCGCCGCACCACGTGACGTACGTGACGCATgtcacaagaaacacacactccGACTCCCTGGACCGCGTCAGAAGGCCAAAGAACGAGACTCTTCCATTCCCCAACACCTCGCCCATACGACCTGCTGGAGACAACAAGATCCCTCGCCGAGTGGATGATCTCATGACCTCATTCTCCGATTCCGAG GATGGTCCAGGCCACCCGAGGCACTCTCCACACCGCGGAGACCCAGCTGACCAGCAACCTCTGCTGCCACAAAACAGTCAG ATTGTGGTGAAGGCTGATGCAGACGCCAAGGCCGTCGCCGAAGCAAACGCAGATCCGAAGAAAGAACCAACGAAAAACAAAGCTGGACCTCCCGTCTATTATCCTCCGGGCCATGAGCTCTTCCACGAAACTATGCAC ACTATGACGCTGAGGGAGGGCGGTGGTCGCCGAGGGAAGGCGAAGTGGAGAATGGAGCGATCTGCAGGATACAAGGAGAGTTCTTCCCATTCTGAATCCAAAGGAGGCATGACAATGGTGCCCGTCTGTTTGCCACTATGCTGTGGGGCCGCTTGCGTTGTAATGTAA
- the LOC119574267 gene encoding collagen alpha-1(I) chain-like isoform X13, producing the protein MSQRMQESPFRETEWDQRLDRMLDDLKTTVGSDGEMSGTEGRSDSTLVSSFSQHRAPSPDERLDATFLDIFRSSSRSEPRSSSRGGSRTGSALGMVEDGGHMKHSRREYLSPDEKTHVVTEKYEYDTGDTSKTSHYQKKVMKSTYSNYNSMSAGSLDDPPTHALESPPQTSRPAGTKVISASQKVANKLVDALASIGTTPSSGLTNGTAPASQPTRYDGDDEMIDDKSGEVRRIVWRNRFEKTYETQDSRPTATVSIEDEARRRQLIQRQQQHTSTSASTSTLSSPPGPSSPPQRGPSSPRLPQLQCAVYWPGLGVGPNVSPGSQSWKDPIPMPTPPQLSPREPGVAYIYTYGNTGGSGVQHMPPLNYVTVPGPSSVPPSEGAPSPTPSQLQGPQPIIYHYSYHYTIQPGQPLPDGAPPPPGGLPSGSPPALQMAPSSQPPSSSTETIRTVHQTISGQPGQPGQPGQPGQPGQPGQPGHLVQPGQPGQPAQPGQPGYPGQPSSSVTNYNIQSYSSSSRSKTSSVTHTDTSTVYPGGPGGPGGPHGPGGPHGPGGPYGPGGPHGPGAPGGPDGPRGPTGPGYDGPAHPSKPYGPGEPDGPGRTTEPGQPGNISITINKTTTTRTTHAFPGGPDHPGGAGDVPPVTSTPYPSRGRSVSPEPHGPRSNSPHHVTYVTHVTRNTHSDSLDRVRRPKNETLPFPNTSPIRPAGDNKIPRRVDDLMTSFSDSEDGPGHPRHSPHRGDPADQQPLLPQNSQIVVKADADAKAVAEANADPKKEPTKNKAGPPVYYPPGHELFHETMHTMTLREGGGRRGKAKWRMERSAGYKESSSHSESKGGMTMVPVCLPLCCGAACVVM; encoded by the exons ACCGGATGCTCGATGACCTAAAGACGACCGTAGGAAGCGACGGCGAGATGTCGGGGACGGAAGGGCGCTCAGACTCCACCCTCGTCTCCTCCTTCAG CCAACACAGAGCCCCTTCGCCCGACGAGAGGCTCGACGCGACCTTCCTCGACATCTTCAG GAGCAGCTCCCGCAGCGAGCCCCGCAGCAGTTCGCGAGGGGGGTCCCGCACCGGCAGCGCCCTCGGCATGGTGGAGGACGGTGGCCACATGAAGCACTCACGCAGAGAGTACCTGTCGCCTGACGAGAAGACCCACGTCGTCACCGAGAAGTACGAATACGACACAGGTGATACAAGTAAG ACTAGTCACTATCAGAAGAAAGTGATGAAGTCGACCTACTCGAACTACAACTCGATGAGCGCAGGCAGCCTGGACGACCCACCGACCCACGCCCTTGAGTCCCCGCCACAGACCTCGCGTCCTGCCGGCACTAAAG TTATCAGTGCTTCCCAGAAAGTAGCAAACAAATTGGTTGATGCGCTGGCCAGTATAG GTACAACGCCGTCCTCTGGCTTGACCAACGGCACCGCGCCCGCCAGCCAACCTACAAGATACGA CGGTGACGATGAGATGATCGACGACAAGAGCGGAGAAGTGCGACGCATCGTCTGGCGCAACAGGTTCGAGAAGACCTACGAGACACAGGACTCTAGGCCGACGGCCACG GTAAGCATCGAGGACGAGGCCCGCCGCCGTCAGCTGATTCAGCGTCAGCAGCAGCACACTTCGACGTCAGCCTCCACCTCcacgctctcctctccccccggACCCAGCTCTCCTCCGCAA CGCGGGCCGTCCTCGCCCCGACTGCCGCAGTTGCAGTGTGCCGTGTACTGGCCAGGCTTGGGCGTCGGCCCCAAC GTATCTCCCGGAAGCCAGTCGTGGAAGGACCCGATCCCAATGCCGACGCCGCCGCAGCTCTCCCCGCGAGAGCCAGGCGTCGCCTACATCTACACCTACGGGAACACCGGAGGGTCAGGCGTGCAGCACATGCCGCCGCTGAATTACGTCACGGTTCCCGGTCCCTCGTCGGTGCCTCCGAGTGAAGGCGCGCCGTCGCCCACTCCGTCGCAGCTGCAGGGCCCGCAGCCCATCATCTACCACTACTCTTATCACTACACAATCCAGCCCGGCCAGCCACTTCCCGACGGGGCTCCTCCCCCTCCAGGAGGACTTCCTTCAGGGTCCCCACCAGCTCTCCAGATGGCTCCCTCCTCCCAGCCGCCGTCCTCGTCCACCGAGACCATTCGCACAGTTCATCAAACCATTTCAGGTCAGCCCGGCCAGCCCGGCCAGCCCGGCCAGCCTGGCCAGCCTGGCCAGCCTGGTCAGCCGGGTCATCTCGTCCAGCCAGGCCAACCCGGTCAACCAGCTCAACCTGGTCAGCCAGGTTATCCTGGACAGCCGTCCTCATCTGTTACCAACTACAATATCCAATCCTACTCTTCCAGCAGCCGCTCAAAGACATCCTcggtcacgcacacagacacatccacAGTATACCCTGGTGGACCTGGGGGGCCCGGTGGTCCTCATGGCCCAGGGGGTCCTCATGGTCCAGGCGGCCCTTATGGCCCAGGTGGCCCTCATGGCCCTGGAGCGCCTGGTGGTCCTGACGGCCCAAGGGGTCCTACTGGCCCTGGGTATGATGGACCTGCGCATCCTTCCAAACCTTATGGTCCCGGTGAACCCGATGGCCCCGGCAGAACCACCGAGCCTGGCCAGCCCGGAaatatctccatcaccatcaataAAACGACAACAACGCGCACCACGCACGCCTTCCCGGGCGGTCCTGACCACCCCGGAGGCGCTGGCGACGTCCCCCCTGTTACCTCAACCCCTTACCCGAGCCGCGGCAGGTCGGTGTCCCCCGAGCCACATGGCCCGAGGAGCAACTCGCCGCACCACGTGACGTACGTGACGCATgtcacaagaaacacacactccGACTCCCTGGACCGCGTCAGAAGGCCAAAGAACGAGACTCTTCCATTCCCCAACACCTCGCCCATACGACCTGCTGGAGACAACAAGATCCCTCGCCGAGTGGATGATCTCATGACCTCATTCTCCGATTCCGAG GATGGTCCAGGCCACCCGAGGCACTCTCCACACCGCGGAGACCCAGCTGACCAGCAACCTCTGCTGCCACAAAACAGTCAG ATTGTGGTGAAGGCTGATGCAGACGCCAAGGCCGTCGCCGAAGCAAACGCAGATCCGAAGAAAGAACCAACGAAAAACAAAGCTGGACCTCCCGTCTATTATCCTCCGGGCCATGAGCTCTTCCACGAAACTATGCAC ACTATGACGCTGAGGGAGGGCGGTGGTCGCCGAGGGAAGGCGAAGTGGAGAATGGAGCGATCTGCAGGATACAAGGAGAGTTCTTCCCATTCTGAATCCAAAGGAGGCATGACAATGGTGCCCGTCTGTTTGCCACTATGCTGTGGGGCCGCTTGCGTTGTAATGTAA
- the LOC119574267 gene encoding collagen alpha-1(XXVII) chain-like isoform X1, with the protein MSQRMQESPFRETEWDQRLDRMLDDLKTTVGSDGEMSGTEGRSDSTLVSSFSQHRAPSPDERLDATFLDIFRSSSRSEPRSSSRGGSRTGSALGMVEDGGHMKHSRREYLSPDEKTHVVTEKYEYDTGDTSKTSHYQKKVMKSTYSNYNSMSAGSLDDPPTHALESPPQTSRPAGTKVISASQKVANKLVDALASIGGEEGYVPAPDSSDTDTLKTDTLKTTKTVSSDYSTLGRLRKNIRELDTLIDSLEDSEQGGEPTTNASAEAQSETVVVVAKQESKVSTQITAPAPEVAAEPALALTLATAQAQSQASPSSRAPQESHIQTVVETRSSTTSQQQVAKESTTPSSGLTNGTAPASQPTRYDGDDEMIDDKSGEVRRIVWRNRFEKTYETQDSRPTATVSIEDEARRRQLIQRQQQHTSTSASTSTLSSPPGPSSPPQRGPSSPRLPQLQCAVYWPGLGVGPNVSPGSQSWKDPIPMPTPPQLSPREPGVAYIYTYGNTGGSGVQHMPPLNYVTVPGPSSVPPSEGAPSPTPSQLQGPQPIIYHYSYHYTIQPGQPLPDGAPPPPGGLPSGSPPALQMAPSSQPPSSSTETIRTVHQTISGQPGQPGQPGQPGQPGQPGQPGHLVQPGQPGQPAQPGQPGYPGQPSSSVTNYNIQSYSSSSRSKTSSVTHTDTSTVYPGGPGGPGGPHGPGGPHGPGGPYGPGGPHGPGAPGGPDGPRGPTGPGYDGPAHPSKPYGPGEPDGPGRTTEPGQPGNISITINKTTTTRTTHAFPGGPDHPGGAGDVPPVTSTPYPSRGRSVSPEPHGPRSNSPHHVTYVTHVTRNTHSDSLDRVRRPKNETLPFPNTSPIRPAGDNKIPRRVDDLMTSFSDSEDGPGHPRHSPHRGDPADQQPLLPQNSQIVVKADADAKAVAEANADPKKEPTKNKAGPPVYYPPGHELFHETMHTMTLREGGGRRGKAKWRMERSAGYKESSSHSESKGGMTMVPVCLPLCCGAACVVM; encoded by the exons ACCGGATGCTCGATGACCTAAAGACGACCGTAGGAAGCGACGGCGAGATGTCGGGGACGGAAGGGCGCTCAGACTCCACCCTCGTCTCCTCCTTCAG CCAACACAGAGCCCCTTCGCCCGACGAGAGGCTCGACGCGACCTTCCTCGACATCTTCAG GAGCAGCTCCCGCAGCGAGCCCCGCAGCAGTTCGCGAGGGGGGTCCCGCACCGGCAGCGCCCTCGGCATGGTGGAGGACGGTGGCCACATGAAGCACTCACGCAGAGAGTACCTGTCGCCTGACGAGAAGACCCACGTCGTCACCGAGAAGTACGAATACGACACAGGTGATACAAGTAAG ACTAGTCACTATCAGAAGAAAGTGATGAAGTCGACCTACTCGAACTACAACTCGATGAGCGCAGGCAGCCTGGACGACCCACCGACCCACGCCCTTGAGTCCCCGCCACAGACCTCGCGTCCTGCCGGCACTAAAG TTATCAGTGCTTCCCAGAAAGTAGCAAACAAATTGGTTGATGCGCTGGCCAGTATAG GTGGGGAGGAAGGCTATGTCCCGGCTCCGGACTCCAGTGACACCGACACACTCAAAACTGATACCCTGAAAACTACAAAGACCGTTAGCTCAGATTACTCAACATTGGGGCGACTTCGCAAAAACATCAGGGAATTAGACACACTTATTGACTCCCTCGAAGACTCAGAGCAAGGCGGAGAGCCCACAACAAATGCCAGCGCCGAAGCTCAGTCCGAGACGGTTGTCGTTGTAGCCAAGCAGGAGTCCAAAGTCTCGACACAGATCACAGCCCCGGCGCCCGAGGTCGCGGCCGAACCCGCCCTGGCTCTCACGCTGGCGACGGCGCAGGCTCAGTCCCAAGCGAGTCCGTCCTCGCGGGCCCCTCAAGAGTCACACATACAGACAGTCGTTGAGACTCGCAGCAGCACAACCTCCCAGCAGCAGGTGGCGAAGGAGA GTACAACGCCGTCCTCTGGCTTGACCAACGGCACCGCGCCCGCCAGCCAACCTACAAGATACGA CGGTGACGATGAGATGATCGACGACAAGAGCGGAGAAGTGCGACGCATCGTCTGGCGCAACAGGTTCGAGAAGACCTACGAGACACAGGACTCTAGGCCGACGGCCACG GTAAGCATCGAGGACGAGGCCCGCCGCCGTCAGCTGATTCAGCGTCAGCAGCAGCACACTTCGACGTCAGCCTCCACCTCcacgctctcctctccccccggACCCAGCTCTCCTCCGCAA CGCGGGCCGTCCTCGCCCCGACTGCCGCAGTTGCAGTGTGCCGTGTACTGGCCAGGCTTGGGCGTCGGCCCCAAC GTATCTCCCGGAAGCCAGTCGTGGAAGGACCCGATCCCAATGCCGACGCCGCCGCAGCTCTCCCCGCGAGAGCCAGGCGTCGCCTACATCTACACCTACGGGAACACCGGAGGGTCAGGCGTGCAGCACATGCCGCCGCTGAATTACGTCACGGTTCCCGGTCCCTCGTCGGTGCCTCCGAGTGAAGGCGCGCCGTCGCCCACTCCGTCGCAGCTGCAGGGCCCGCAGCCCATCATCTACCACTACTCTTATCACTACACAATCCAGCCCGGCCAGCCACTTCCCGACGGGGCTCCTCCCCCTCCAGGAGGACTTCCTTCAGGGTCCCCACCAGCTCTCCAGATGGCTCCCTCCTCCCAGCCGCCGTCCTCGTCCACCGAGACCATTCGCACAGTTCATCAAACCATTTCAGGTCAGCCCGGCCAGCCCGGCCAGCCCGGCCAGCCTGGCCAGCCTGGCCAGCCTGGTCAGCCGGGTCATCTCGTCCAGCCAGGCCAACCCGGTCAACCAGCTCAACCTGGTCAGCCAGGTTATCCTGGACAGCCGTCCTCATCTGTTACCAACTACAATATCCAATCCTACTCTTCCAGCAGCCGCTCAAAGACATCCTcggtcacgcacacagacacatccacAGTATACCCTGGTGGACCTGGGGGGCCCGGTGGTCCTCATGGCCCAGGGGGTCCTCATGGTCCAGGCGGCCCTTATGGCCCAGGTGGCCCTCATGGCCCTGGAGCGCCTGGTGGTCCTGACGGCCCAAGGGGTCCTACTGGCCCTGGGTATGATGGACCTGCGCATCCTTCCAAACCTTATGGTCCCGGTGAACCCGATGGCCCCGGCAGAACCACCGAGCCTGGCCAGCCCGGAaatatctccatcaccatcaataAAACGACAACAACGCGCACCACGCACGCCTTCCCGGGCGGTCCTGACCACCCCGGAGGCGCTGGCGACGTCCCCCCTGTTACCTCAACCCCTTACCCGAGCCGCGGCAGGTCGGTGTCCCCCGAGCCACATGGCCCGAGGAGCAACTCGCCGCACCACGTGACGTACGTGACGCATgtcacaagaaacacacactccGACTCCCTGGACCGCGTCAGAAGGCCAAAGAACGAGACTCTTCCATTCCCCAACACCTCGCCCATACGACCTGCTGGAGACAACAAGATCCCTCGCCGAGTGGATGATCTCATGACCTCATTCTCCGATTCCGAG GATGGTCCAGGCCACCCGAGGCACTCTCCACACCGCGGAGACCCAGCTGACCAGCAACCTCTGCTGCCACAAAACAGTCAG ATTGTGGTGAAGGCTGATGCAGACGCCAAGGCCGTCGCCGAAGCAAACGCAGATCCGAAGAAAGAACCAACGAAAAACAAAGCTGGACCTCCCGTCTATTATCCTCCGGGCCATGAGCTCTTCCACGAAACTATGCAC ACTATGACGCTGAGGGAGGGCGGTGGTCGCCGAGGGAAGGCGAAGTGGAGAATGGAGCGATCTGCAGGATACAAGGAGAGTTCTTCCCATTCTGAATCCAAAGGAGGCATGACAATGGTGCCCGTCTGTTTGCCACTATGCTGTGGGGCCGCTTGCGTTGTAATGTAA